The Nonlabens spongiae genome contains a region encoding:
- a CDS encoding pyridoxal phosphate-dependent aminotransferase, whose product MNPRLSDRINNLPTSATLAMAAKARELKEQGKDIIGLSLGEPDFNTPDFVKEAAIQAINDNYNSYTPVDGYAELKDAIIHKFKRDNNLTYNRDQIVVSTGAKQSIANVAMVLLNKGDECILPAPYWVSYSAIVELAEGVPVEVRAGVEQNFKMTAQQLKDAITPKTKMILFSSPNNPSGSVFSQEELQSFADVLADHPDIIVVSDEIYEHINYTGQHASMASIPEMYDRTVTINGVSKAFAMTGWRVGYIGAPSWIARACNKMQGQITSGTNCIAQRAVITALEAPVSKIQYMVDAFAKRRDLILKELKEITGFKTDSPEGAFYVFPDISDWFGKEVNGHKIYNATDFSLMILEECHVATVSGDAFGAPNCIRISYAASEEQILEAMRRMKEVFGKS is encoded by the coding sequence ATGAACCCAAGACTTTCTGACCGCATCAACAACTTACCTACAAGTGCAACGCTCGCTATGGCTGCCAAGGCTCGTGAGCTTAAGGAGCAAGGAAAGGACATCATAGGTCTGAGTCTGGGCGAGCCTGATTTCAACACACCTGATTTTGTTAAGGAAGCAGCGATTCAAGCCATCAACGATAATTATAACAGCTACACTCCCGTAGACGGCTATGCAGAACTCAAGGATGCCATCATTCATAAATTTAAACGCGATAACAATCTAACTTACAATCGCGATCAGATCGTAGTCTCGACTGGTGCCAAGCAAAGCATTGCAAACGTCGCGATGGTGCTTTTAAACAAAGGCGATGAGTGCATCCTACCAGCGCCGTACTGGGTAAGTTATTCCGCTATCGTAGAGCTTGCAGAAGGCGTTCCCGTTGAAGTACGTGCTGGGGTTGAACAAAATTTTAAGATGACGGCCCAGCAGTTGAAGGATGCCATCACGCCCAAAACAAAAATGATTCTCTTCTCCTCGCCTAACAATCCCAGTGGAAGTGTTTTCAGTCAGGAGGAACTTCAATCCTTTGCCGATGTGCTGGCGGATCACCCAGACATTATCGTGGTAAGTGACGAGATTTATGAGCACATCAACTATACCGGTCAGCACGCAAGCATGGCCAGCATACCAGAGATGTACGACCGCACGGTTACGATAAATGGCGTGAGCAAGGCATTTGCCATGACGGGCTGGCGCGTGGGTTACATAGGAGCACCCAGCTGGATCGCTCGCGCTTGTAACAAGATGCAGGGTCAAATCACCAGCGGAACCAACTGTATCGCGCAGCGAGCGGTGATCACGGCCCTGGAAGCTCCCGTTTCTAAGATTCAGTATATGGTGGACGCTTTCGCGAAAAGGAGAGACCTTATACTCAAAGAACTTAAAGAAATCACCGGATTCAAAACCGACAGTCCCGAAGGTGCCTTTTATGTATTTCCAGATATCTCAGATTGGTTTGGCAAGGAAGTCAACGGGCACAAGATCTATAACGCGACCGATTTCTCACTGATGATTCTTGAAGAATGTCATGTCGCCACGGTGTCGGGAGATGCCTTCGGTGCGCCTAACTGTATACGCATTTCTTATGCAGCAAGTGAGGAGCAAATCCTTGAGGCGATGAGGAGAATGAAAGAGGTTTTTGGGAAGTCTTAA